The Candidatus Neomarinimicrobiota bacterium genome includes the window TGTATCAGTTCTGTATCGGTCAACTCCGTGAAGGAAACGTCGAGTCCTGTCAGGTATGCAATCGATCTCCGCACTATCTCGGTTCTTATTTCACTGTTTGTGATCGATTCGATACCGCCGAACGCGAAGTTGACAACGCCATACGCGTTTTTATATCGCACGGCGCCCGCGTTGCCCGGCGAACCGGTGTAAGTGAAGACCTCAGACGCTCCCGTATTGGCTGATATTTCACTCGGGAACTGCTCGTCAGTTAGCAGTCCCGGTTGGAGACGTGAGAAGGAGAGACCGTCGCCGATAGGATCTCCCGGTACTCCGACCATATTATCGTTGTTCGAATCATCGCTGATATAGATGCTCCTGAGATAGTTTTCATACCAGTCTTTCGAAGCTCCTCCAGAGAGAAAAAACTCATTTACAAAAACAGTTGTGGGGTCGTTCAGGTCCCAGCCTATGTCCTGACCGGCTATCAGCAGATTACCTCCGCCATCGAGATAAGTACCTATTGCCGCTCTGTCTGAGGCGTCCAGACTCGGGAATGCCCATTCGCTTCCCCAGATTACAAGCGGAAAGTCAGCCATATTAGCAGGTGGATTTCCGTTTGAGAAGTTTTCAACCGTTATATATGAAAGATTCAAATCATTAAAGGTGTCCGTATAATAACTCTCTACGTTGTTGTCTCCATGGTCGTCGTCGACAAAGAGAAGCGGCTGGAAAACACCGATTTGAAATTCAAGCGTCTCGGTGTAACCAACCGCAGTTAGATCAAGGGAAAATTCAGCCGTATGAGGAATGGCGTCAGCGTTAACCGTTACGCTGAATAGGTCAGCGGAGTTGTCAGTTACATTATTGTTCAGGTCAGTCAACCCGGGCATATCGGGAAAAATTGAAGCATTGTCATCTATGGTAATCGCCCAGTCGGTCGATGAGAGAGTGCCGCTGAGATTTATGGCGTCGCCCCAGCTGTTTTCGAAACTCACCATAATGTCGGCGGACTCTCCGGCTTCAAGTACGCCGTCCCCGTCCCCGCCTGTTATGTTGAATACCGTAACGCTGCTCAGACGGATCTTGGGAGGCGCGACGACCGTTTCGGTGAGCGCGCGGTAGGCGTTTATCCTGCCGGTGCCTAATTTGCCGATGTAGGAAGGATTGACTACGTCGATGTTATCCGCAGTCTCGACGACCTGGAACATCAGCTCGGCGGCTGACATTTCCGGGAAGTGCGATTTTACAAGTCCTACCAGACCGGCGACCATCGGAGATGACATAGAAGTGCCCGAAAATTCAACGTAACTGTTACCGCCATAAAAGTCTGATGGCGTGACTATAGTGCTCAATATCCCCCTTCCGTTAGCCAGAGCATCTCCACCGGGAGCGGAAACCGTCACCCAATCGCCGTACGAGGAGTACCCTGCTTTCCTATCGAGGTTGGTCAGTGCAGCGACAGAGATTGCCCAAGGGACCGTACCGAGCGCATCGGGAATTATCTCATTGTCATCGTTGCCGGCTGCATGCACTATGACGACACCCTTGTTGAATGCGTATAGCGCGCCGGTAAGAACCGTTTTGCTGTTTCCGAAACTTAAACTTGTAACATGAGCGCCGTTATTTGCCGCATAGATATAAGCCAGGGCCATCCATGATGATAAACCAAGTCCCCCTCCGTCCGGAGTCATCCAGCCGATGCGCAGAGGCATGATCGTAATTCCAAAGGATATAGAGGCGACGCCGACAGCGTTGTTTGTAGCGGCGGAAGCGATGCCGGCTACATGCGTTCCATGCCCGTGAAAGTCCATCGGGTTGTTATCAGGGTCTTCGGCGTCCTCTCCGGGCCAGGCATCGTCCTCTCGACCCGTGACGAAGTCCCAGCCGCGGATGTCGTCGGTGTAGCCGTTATCGTCATCGTCTAATCCGTTTCCATCGATCTCGTCCGCGTTGTTCCAGATGTTGTTTTTGAGGTCCGGATGATCCCAATCGACGCCCGTGTCGATTATAGCGACAATAACGGTCGGATCACCCGTCGCGATGACCCATGCGTCCGGAGCCGATACCTGCGGAAACTGGAACTGGAATTGATAGAAAGGATCGTTGGGATCTCCATCTATGGAAAAGATATAGTCGGGTTCGGCATATTCTATTCTCGGGTCGGCTGAGAGTCTCGCCGCGATCGCCTTG containing:
- a CDS encoding S8 family serine peptidase; translation: MRNLYRIIRLIVLITLFIPQYSSAQKKGPLKVDAQAAGQKFLPDVLLVKFKTYAESPESAASANALLTINGAVGHERLFKSFKTLPSPKSNVPDLRTVFRVFLAPGSNVKAIAARLSADPRIEYAEPDYIFSIDGDPNDPFYQFQFQFPQVSAPDAWVIATGDPTVIVAIIDTGVDWDHPDLKNNIWNNADEIDGNGLDDDDNGYTDDIRGWDFVTGREDDAWPGEDAEDPDNNPMDFHGHGTHVAGIASAATNNAVGVASISFGITIMPLRIGWMTPDGGGLGLSSWMALAYIYAANNGAHVTSLSFGNSKTVLTGALYAFNKGVVIVHAAGNDDNEIIPDALGTVPWAISVAALTNLDRKAGYSSYGDWVTVSAPGGDALANGRGILSTIVTPSDFYGGNSYVEFSGTSMSSPMVAGLVGLVKSHFPEMSAAELMFQVVETADNIDVVNPSYIGKLGTGRINAYRALTETVVAPPKIRLSSVTVFNITGGDGDGVLEAGESADIMVSFENSWGDAINLSGTLSSTDWAITIDDNASIFPDMPGLTDLNNNVTDNSADLFSVTVNADAIPHTAEFSLDLTAVGYTETLEFQIGVFQPLLFVDDDHGDNNVESYYTDTFNDLNLSYITVENFSNGNPPANMADFPLVIWGSEWAFPSLDASDRAAIGTYLDGGGNLLIAGQDIGWDLNDPTTVFVNEFFLSGGASKDWYENYLRSIYISDDSNNDNMVGVPGDPIGDGLSFSRLQPGLLTDEQFPSEISANTGASEVFTYTGSPGNAGAVRYKNAYGVVNFAFGGIESITNSEIRTEIVRRSIAYLTGLDVSFTELTDTELI